The proteins below come from a single Sorghum bicolor cultivar BTx623 chromosome 4, Sorghum_bicolor_NCBIv3, whole genome shotgun sequence genomic window:
- the LOC8056053 gene encoding uncharacterized protein LOC8056053, translating to MSILWEKSAGWRWLVRRTRDSKPFFFTFAALCGVVPGVIGYGVMQLTSSRNEQLEAHLRSTARPETTMMGQVNRERLAEFLGELQRKEDTNDRYIAALKGETLTRKRYERIQAVPANDQAGQETTAKASAEEKPKAK from the exons ATGTCGATCCTGTGGGAGAAGAGCGCGGGGTGGCGATGGCTAGTTCGGCGGACGCGTGACTcgaagcccttcttcttcaccttcgcgGCACTGTGCGGCGTCGTCCCCGGCGTTATCGGCTACGGCGTGATGCAGCTCACCAGCTCCCGCAACGAACAGCTCGAGGCCCACCTTCGCTCCACGGCCCGACCTGAGACCACG ATGATGGGGCAAGTAAACAGGGAGAGACTGGCGGAGTTTCTTGGCGAGCTGCAACGGAAAGAGGACACGAATGACAGATACATTGCTGCACTGAAGGGTGAAACTCTGACTAGGAAGCGCTATGAACGCATTCAGGCTGTGCCTGCCAACGACCAAGCGGGCCAGGAGACGACTGCCAAGGCCAGTGCGGAGGAGAAACCCAAGGCAAAGTGA